The DNA sequence CGCCGATGGTGTCATTCTGCTCTACGATATCACAGACCGGCGTTCGTTTGAGGATCCCAATAGCCCCGAACACAATAACCCTATCAAGGACATGTACGAGGATGGCTTGTATTGTCGCAATAGTGTGTTTACCAGGAAAGGCACCGAAGGCGGGATGGTGGGGTTGAAGAAGCGCTTTGGATGTGTGCTAGTAGGGAATAAGAGAGATTTGGTTGATCAAGATGAAGACAAGCGGCAAGTCAAGAAGGAGATGGCACAGCAACACGCAGCGAGTCAAGGCTTCAAGCACTTTGAGATAAGTTCGCTGGACCGAGGAGAGATTGAGCGTGTTATGGAAGCATTGATAGACAGAATCCAGAAAGCGAGATGGATGGATGCACGAGACGTCGAAGATGGAAAGTCAGATGCTAAGAAAGAGAAGGCGGAGCGAGGCGAAAAGACCTTGATCAGTCGGATCTTGAAGATAAAGTAGGGCTTTGTGACATTCATATCGTTTGGTGGTTGACAACGCAGGTTTGCCCACTGAAGTCCGGGTACCGGCTCGTTAGCTCTACGCTTGCACTTGCTAAACATCAGCACCTTCATCAGCATCTACCAGCTCATGTCTCGCGTAAACTAACAAGTTCCAAGTACGGCACCATATAAGCCGGCTGAAACGTTGATCTTTACACTTTCCAAAGACATCCGAGCTAAAGATGGTACGCGAAAGGCGTCACTCCATACATAGCTACACCGTCTAAGCCGAAATAGGTCTAGCGGCTTCTGGTTGCCGTAAATCACTTTTTGACCCCAAAGCCACGCCGTCAGCAGATGGTCCACTGAACAGCGCTTGTATCAATTATCTACTACGAGAATCCAATTAAAGTATGAGATTGCCATATGTCCCGAAACATCAGCTCGTATTTGGCTTACACATGAAAACTGGGGTATCAGGCCTCCCCATGATGATCGCATTTGGCCCTTTCCACGACTACTTTGAACACGGCTTCGTGTTCTCCGTTCGCTATGGTTCTTCATAGGAAATTTTGCTGGCTTTTGTGGCGTTCCGTTTCCGCTTTACCCGTGTCCCGCACCCTTCCCGCAGCAAGTATGCTTAGTAGTCATCGGCGATTTTGCTTAGTGAGCTTAATTGTTTCATAGGATCTACATACACTTACTCGGGTTTTGCTATCGGGATATGGTGGTATGACTCGGTGTATTGTATCTATGGTATAGCTTGATGGCTGGCCAGCTACGTACTCCGTGACATGGAACTAGTAAATGTTCGTTTTTTGAAGCAGGATGGAAATTGAATGAGCTTGATGACTGGGTATAACGATTGATGAGATATAGTATTAGATATAAAGTTTATCATGGCTACCTGTTCATATTGCAGGCTCATGAGGGCGTGAGTATACATTAGGTGTATGTCAGTTCAGTGTTAAGGACCCCGATCCCATCGAATACGAGCGCTCCACCCACAACAGTAAAGACAAGGTTCATATGACAAGAAATCAGTTCAATCGAGCCTTGATCGACCTTGATTCATGCCGTGAACTCCGGTCCAGCTCAGTAAGCCATCCACCTCTTGACACAACGACGTCACCCTCTGTGTGCGGTGACCAGCTCAAATCCGTTATTCGAAGTATATAAGAGCACTCCATGAAGAAAATTTCAGAAATCGCCCAACAGCTTCGAGACAACAACACAACAGCATCACACAAACACCACACTCAACGCTTTCAACTCATCAACAAGTAAGCCCCCTCCCTCCTCCAACCCTCACCTCACCCACTAACACCCCCAGTACCACAACCATGCAACTACCACTCCCACTCCCCATCCTCCTCTCCCtcaccacaaccaccacGGCCCTCTGGATCGCCACAGCAAACATGGACTACCAAACCGCCACTCCCCGGCGGCGCCATCTTCCCCTCCCCCTTCTGCCAAGTCGGCAAAGGTGACACCGCCGAGCAAGCCCACTCGCAAGCCGCCCGCACCGTCGACGCCACCGCCATCATCGCCGGCGGCCACTGCGACCAGCTGCCTTACCAGCACACGAACCAGTTGGGCGGGTTCTGGGATGATTATGGAACCGTGTTTTATGTTGATGGCGATTGGCAGTGGTATTGTAACCCGGGGACGTCGAGTTCGGGGTATTGTGATGCTGGGGATGGTGCgccgaggaagaagaggagtgTGGGGTTTGAGGGCTAAGTGTTATGTGGGAGAGAGAAGGAGAAGGGATACAGGCTGTGGTTTCACTCTTTTAGCTATGGGTCTTTGTTAGAATTAGGGGGAAAGTCTGTGTAGTTTTGAAAATCAAATACGCTCGTTAATGGAATTGATTGATCGTATTGTTGACCTCACTGTTCTCTATTATAATTTTATAGCGTGACAAAGACTCGCATTTTCGATGCTGTCCTATTATTTATATTAGTAAAGTCAATCATACACATCCCTACGTACCCCTCAATATCTACACCTCACTTCGAGGACAGTTAGAAGCTGTAACTGCTGAAAAGTTACTAATTAAGGGGCTAGTGATTCTTATGTGAGGGAGAACAAAAGTAATAGACACTAAATAATTAACGGGTTGTTACTAGATTACGCTACAAATGGGCAGTCCTGGTTACAACCATAAATAATCCCCATCTGCCGGTGATACTCTAGATCTGTGTCGTTCCACTGCACCATGTCCAAACAGGTACTGTAGGCTCTCATGATCCAGAGTGCTACATACTGCCTATCGTCTAGCCATGCCTATCTTGTAGACGCCGAACAAGATTTCTGCTCGATTCGGCTCCGCAGTGTAGCCACCTGCATGCAACTGAAGTCAAACGCAGTAAGTGATCGTCCAAACAGCTTATTCTCACCGGATATAAGGCTGAAAAGTACATGTTACACAGCCAAGAGCATCTCTGCATGTCGATAAGGGACTAGGTAAGCAGCGCATAACCGAGCCGCTTAGCAGTTACTAGTAACCAACCACGACATGCGAGTGAAGACGATAGATTGGAACTGCATATCGGGCGTAGGCGGGGCGTAAGGATATTCCGTCATTGAGGGTGAGCTTATGAAGGAACTTGGGGATATAATGGCGGATGCAGGATCGGCTTCTGTGCTGTCAGCTTTGCTTGTAGAGAGGTAATACTGTTCACTGTACTTTTAATAATTCGTCTACTAGACACCCCATACTTTAAACCAATTGATATATCTCGAGCCCAAGATGACAGATCAAACACCCGTATGGTTTATCACAGCAGCAGCCAGTGGCTTCGGCAAAGCAATGGCCCTGGAAGCTCTCTCACGCGGCCACAAAGTAATCGCCAGTGGCCGGTATATGTCGCGTCTAGTCGACCTCGAAACGGCAGGCGCAGACATCATGGTCCTGGACGTATGCAGTCCCCTGTCCGACATCGAAACTGTAGCCGAAGAAGCAAACGCGAAATATGGCTACATCACCCATCTCGTCAACGTAGCCGGCTATGTCCTCGTCGGTGCCGTAGAAGAAACCTCGTTCGTCTCCCTTCTCCAGACAATCGGACAGACAACTAACAACCGTCACACAGTCCTGAGCAAGACCTCCGAGCCTTCACCACAAACGTCCTCGGCACCCTAAACGTAACAAAGGCCTTCCTCCCCCACCTCCGCGCCACCCCGGGGCACCGCACAATCTCAAACTTCGGCTCCGTAGTCTCCTGGCAGGGGGGCCCCGGCAGCGCAATCTACGTGGGCACAAAATGGGCTGTATCCGGTATCTCAGAGTCTCTACGCGCGGAGCTAGCGCCCTTCGGCATCAATGTGATGGTGATTGAGCCGGGATGGTTTCGCACGGGGATTCTGGGAAAGGGCGTTCCGGTGTATAGTGAGAAGTCACTTGGGGTTTATGAGGATGTGGGGAGGTTGAGGGAGATGCTGGGAGAGGTGGATGGGAAGCAGGTGGGCGATACGGGGAAGGCGTGTAGGGTGGCGGTGGATGTGTTGACGCGGTGTGGGTGTGGCGAGGGGAAGGATGTGCCGATTCGGTTGGTGTTGGGGAGGGATGCGTTTGAAGTTATCGGAGAGAAGTGTAGGGCGACGTTGAGGTTGTTGGGGGAGTGGGAGGGCGTGGTTGGAGATACAGATTATGATTGATGGAGTTTTCCGACTTGCACCTCCACTTAGCGAAACTTCAGATCCTTACCTAGGTAACTTAGCTGTGGAGCTAACGGGTACAATTTCAACCAGTGTTTTTATCGTAGCACAAGACAATATAGGAACGGAGAAATAGTAAACGAAAAGTAGTAATGAAGCATCCTACGAGCAAGTCGTGCTAACATAAATAGGTAATTTTCAATATTCTGGGGTAAAAGACAGCAGATTGCGCAAGCCCATTTCATGTAAGTGGCTGCACAACAAGTCAATGCGTCTATTCAGGCCCGGCAGTCAACTGTCAGCGTTGCAACGCATCGATTGATATCAACACAATTCGCAGTCAGTTGGCAGCTTTCACAAGCCATGACGCAATTGCCCACACGAACCCGGTTCTTCTTCGGCATCCTGCAGAACCAACCACCACACACCACACCACTAACCCCACAACGTGCCCGCGACCAAACCAAAACCAAGCCACGCACCGACACCCGAGTAGCGGCCGTTATCTGAACAAGCTCAAGCTTGGACGACAAGCCACTATGTGGGTAACATGCGCCAGGAACAGGTTTTGCGTACCTGCGTGTGTGGATATTTTGTAAGCTAGTGACGGCATAGCGTAGACGACTTAAAATGGTAGATATGTAGGAGAGCTGTGCGACGTTAGCGCTACTGTAAGGTCCAATTCCAAACTATATTGTCAGATTAGTTTTTAATTGTATGATTATACACTGAGCGCGTTCGCGACTGCGACGACGATGCGCTCGCCATCCAAATCTCGGAACGAGAAAGACACTATCACCAAGATACAAGAACCCCAAGCCATTCCTCACAACTGCATGAGCATGGAGAAGACCAGAAAAGAAACCACCACACCACTCTTTCTCCTCCCCCCGGCACCAACCCGAAATCCCTCAACCCGTATCCTCGAACCTACCAGAGCGCCCTCAACCCAAGCCCGCAAACATGACTATCCCATCAACCGCGGAAACTCCACCACCTCCAAACCAACCGCCAATGCCCAACCTCAACGCCCCGCCCTCTCACGCCGCCGCACAACAGCCCGAACCCGCTACATCGACATGCTCCTAGGTCTCGACTCCGTCCCACCCTTACATAACATCCTCGCCTCGCTATCCGTCTGGATTCTGCTAGCAGGCTACATCGTCTTCCCGGCAACCTTCACCGCGCTCCGCCGCTCCGAAAACACCTCCTCCTCCAGCACCTCATCGTCTCATCTCAAAGCCGCCGCCCTCTCCACCGTGCGCAATATTCCCCTCCTCTACGTCGCAGCCTTTGCCTGCGGCATCGGCGTATGCGGGTGCTTGTATCTCTGGTACGCACATCGCAAGAACTACGTATGGGTCATCAATCGGATTTTCCTGCCTGCGCTGCTGAATAGTATAGCGGGGTTGATTAGTACGATTGTGAATATTTATTCAGCGCAAGAGGGGCAGTATAGTGTCACTGGTAGGGTGACGATTGTGGTGACGGCGGCGTGTTCGGTGGTCGCTGCGGGACTGTTCTTGGTGTATAATACGGTTATGTTGAGGTTGGTTAAGAAGAGGCATGATAGAGAGGTTGAGGCTGTGGAGAAGGAAGCAGGGAGGAGGGATGGGGTGGATGAGGCATGATGAGGGTGGAGATTCATTGTATTATCGTTACTTGACTATCTTTCGTTACTCGTGGAAACGACTGGCGAAGAGCACTTCTTCGCTAGTCGCTGTCTATCGGATATTGTTCATCATCATTTCGAGAGCATGTACTACTCCGAGTATATCATACCAGATTCATCCCTCCCCTTCTTCCTTCGTATCATATATGTGCCTCACATCACGGTCTAGCACGCCCCTTCTCCTGATCGAGTGGGACAGTTCCTTGCCATATGGCCCTGTCCATTACAAACATAGCATACCCACTGGGCTTTCTTACTGGGCTTTTTGACAGACGCGTCAGTGTCACCGTTGACAAACGACGGATTAGTTGGCATGGAAACAGTGTCAATATCATTGGCTTCGTCGTTGGTCCTCGGGCGAGATTTACGGGACTGTCTCTTCTTGGGCTTGTTCGCCTTGGATGACGTTTCGGAGACAGGCGCGTTTCCGGTGGAAGTCGCACTTACGTCGTGCTCGACCTTTGGGTCCGAACGAACTGGTAGCTTCACTACGATCTTCTCAGCTACTATTGTCGGTGGCAAGGGTTTGCTCATTGCCTCGACGGCCGGAGCCGGCTCAGCAGGAGGAGGACGAGACGTGACTTTGGCGGCGCCGTTGAGTTTAGCCTGTTTCTTAACGCAATCACGAGCCAGATGACCTCGCTGATCGCAAAAATAACACATGGGTCCCTTCTTGTTTGGCTTCTTCGTGGTATTGGTAGCCATCGCGAGGACAGGCCTATCGGGAGTGGGCGCAGAGGTCTTCTCGGCTTGTTGGTCTTCGATTCGACTTGCTTTCTTCTCCTCGGCCACCCGCGTCCTTCGCTCTTTCGCTTCTCGTGCTTTATTCGCCTCCTGTGCCTTCCGCTCCGTGGCCTCAAGAGCGGCCTTTTTCTTTCGCAACTCTTTCTCAAGACGCTCTTTAGCCGCCTCAGCCGCACGCAACCTTGTCTCAAGCTCTGTGCGCTCTCTTGCCTCACGTTCCATCTTCTCCTTGGCTTCTCGCTCGGCCTTCTCACATGCTTGCAATACCCTCGCCTCGCGTTCCATGTTCTCTTTCGCCTCACGCTCGGCTATCTCACGTTCCATTTGGTTACGCACCGCCTGTTCGCGTGCCTGTTGCTCACGTTCCATCTTCTCTCGCATCTCTTGCTCACGTGCCTCACACTCGGCAGCCTCATGTGCTTGACGTGCCCTGGCCTCTTTGGCCTCACGCTTCTTTTTCTCACGTATCTGTTGCGCTTCTCGTTCCTTTGCTTCCTtttcttgttcttcttgtaCATTCGTCCCGTTCTCCCCTGCTAATTTCCTTTGTGCTGCTTTCTCCAAGGCAGTCCTCTCCTTCGTGGCCTTCTTCCGGGCAGCCTTCTTCTCGCGTGCCTCTCGCTCACGGGCATCTTTCTTCTGTTGTGCTGCCTCACGTGCGGCCTTCTCTCGCGCTGCCTTCTTGCGTGCCGCTTCTTCTGCTTCGGCCTTTTCTCGTGCAGCTTTCTCTAGGGCAGCTTGTTCGGCGGCGTCACGCTTGAGCTTTTCCTGTTCCTGGCGTTGTGCTTTCCGCTCCTCTTCTTGCCGTTCAGCTTCAGCCTTACGCTCAGCCTCTTCTGCAGCCTTTCTCGCAAgctcttcttcgtcttcaACTTGATCTTCGTCACTCGACTCTTCTCCCGATTCAGATTCGGGTCCAGGCTTCGGTTTTGacttcttcgccttctttGCCGCCTTGCCCTTCTTGCCTTTCTTTTTGGTCGCTGCGTCGGTGTGCACGAAAGCGAATGGTTTTTTTAGTGTAGACGACTCGATCTTTCTCTTACAGCCTTTGCAGGCAATGGCGCCTCCACTGGGACAGCGGAAGCTGAATTCTGAAACCTGTACGTTGCAAAAGGTGCACTTTTGTCTTCCCTTTTTCTTCTCCCATCCCACATCGATAGTTCCTTCCATCTTCACACTTGCTTTGTGCAGCTCGGCTGCGTAATCACGTTGTAGGCTCTCAACCCAATCTTTAGCCATGGCACATTTCTCCTCCATGCTGGAGATGCGAATACCATCGCTTTTGGCCTGTCGCTGCTCAGTGGCCTCCTTGAGTTTCTCAAGGCAGCGCTTGTTGATCGCTTGTCGCCTCTTGTTTTTCTGCTCGTGCTCGAAGTGATTGGATTGGTTCCACCGACGTTGTGCACGTATATGCTCCCTCAGCCAACCATCcaggtcttcctcttcgtcCGATGAATCCTCGCCATAATAGCCATAACCACTGTATCCGTAACCACCAGGCATGTAGCTGCTATGTGCGTAGGCGCCCCCAAACGGAAAACCGTATGACGAGTATGGACCATAATCCCAGAAATCTTCTGGGTCGCTGTCGCCGTCATCATAGTATTCGTATCGTGGCTCTGGCTGAGACCGACGTGTGTTTGCCTTGCGGTCTGCCTTGGCTTTTAGATCAGACTCCATCTGCTGCTTGATCATCTCAGCGTGTTTCTTTTGCTGCCAATCATGAGGATCACGTTGATACTCGGCGAGGTCTATTCGATACGCTGACCACTCGCGTATGACATTCGAATAGCCTTTGTCGTACTTGGCTTTGGTCTCCTCGTTCCTCAAGAGATCCCAGGCTTCGTAAATGCGACGGAAGTCGGCCGCATCGACAGCTTGACCCGGCGCCTTCTTGTCTGGATGATGTTGCAAAGCGAGGCGGCTGAACGCGACCTTGATCTCGGCTTTCGAGGCTGCTGGGCTCACACCAAGATCAGTATAGGCGTCCGCGACCTTGGGCTTGATCGGCTCCTCTGCGAGCAAAGAGTGTGAGGAGCTCATGGCTGATTATCAAATGTGTGATATCAAATGTGTGATATCAAATGTGTGATATCAAATGTGTGATATCAAATGTGTGATATCAAATGTGTGATATCAAATGAGTGCCGTGCTGGACAGCTGATGAGCAAGCACAACACGACTTGCGAGTGAAGTTGAGGTGGAGCGGCACAGCACCGTGATAACGGTTGCAGTTGTGTGGGGGGGGGGGATTACCGAAAGTTCCAGATAAACGCGTACTAACTCACTAGCGTGGTGCGGCAACGCGCtattgtggttttcgaaataccttgagccgcctggatctggttagcttggtgcccaagaacatcaactcccatagtaatttgttagtaaattaatgcagcagccgtttcccacctccagaagcccatgaagctagtcctgtactctaaatcgttcgtgtatagcgttttgtttgtgtggagcttgttgcgagctcaatctagctgctgttgggatgccgcccaagcgccagcgtaagccgaagcagccattcgatcaaggcgttaacccgtcctcccagaagcgtagagcgccagcaactagacaaaatcctacccatttaacgcctaaacgtgtccgccgtgaggcgctgccgtcgcctccagcgactgccccgccgcgccgtcaaagcccgttgtccgagcctgagctgcaagccacccaaacagctgcctccgcgcaagctgaagatatcgttggcgaggatgaggatactttcgaggatggagatggcgatccgctgcctgaggatgaggatgagatcgctgctaagggcgctgccggtagtgttgaggatgagggagagccagcgtaccgacgtcaagaaggcactccatggctgcctcgctcatcgcaagcgctagaggatgaggttaatcctgtactgcgcgttaggtggagggcttgccttggtggtgatatggagaaacactttattcctgaagctgccgatagcgagcacggcgtacggctgtactcgctgcatttcgacgacctatggcagtgggtagatgacgttgttgcagaattacggccaaaaagagcgaagatctcatctgtttgcactgttgtttacccagctaagcaggccaaacgcgagcgcgcgataaagcgattgcggcgaggtgttgatgcaacgtggaatagctttcagcgccttgttgtagaggttgataactatgtcagcgagccagtaaacgtcgatttcgagctcatcttggctgaaattccaggggagcagcagccgttgccaacggttgtcgacggtcctcgtcgacgcaccgcaacggtgattcaagaggaggggcttgctggtgtaatagcagctgaacaagcaggtagcgggcatgctattgctatccgggatagatggcgctgtacagatacccattgcgagaactatccttattgctgctggatggcgccaacagcgaggcagccagcgcgcttcgaagatcacctctttgtcaacggcaacattatctccatgtgggcaagagcaattacagcgagaagggcaacgtacgatgagccatctgatgatgtacggcttgcaattttgagagcaaaggacctgcgggtgcatgagaaaacgcgcaagttgcgggcggctggagatggcgacgatgatatcaaaagcttaacaaaactgctcatcgttggacagcttgagcggatgaacaggcaacctcaacaggagtctaacttgcaggcagctgcaccaacgataacaagagctgaggtatctagtgcatctcagtgggcgcctatccgatatgatcatgagcaggagattaacgagcatactagtaatttctttaactaccttaagttaaaatttcctacagttggagaggacattaacgagctttataagactcttgttattgacggagctatggatatcaacctcttgatgcagccatctggtgatatcttgaagttgtggacgcagcatttcaagcagcctcctggctggtttttcacgctacaaaacactgcaaaagaatggcaagctgggtaccagggtctcacagatcgtaactggagacgagtcgaacgttgtaagaaaagagaagagattgcgcgcaagaaattggtggttgaaccgtctagcagtgttgtggaggatgatggcgagaatgcttgaagcttagtggcctgagcgtttttggtgacagcggcccgtgcccgctatagtgttgaggtttttcaggcgtttcaaatgcgctgcaacaatagtctatttggatagccctatgtacaacactacaacgttatgcgattataacaggttaacttcctaagatagttctatatgtatagaaatagctcttatttttttagaattattaaatcgcttttgtgggttgcgcattaaggtgtaatcgttcgcatttgtatggtatcatctacctatagaaacgtactgtggcatccatttaaaagcacaattaatagggatagccacacctatggaaccagcttctgcagttaatattacagcacaccagctgcgctgcatactcaagaaagaccccaaagtcaatgaagttctccgcttgcgctgaattccttttcatccaccccttgagctgcttaaagctcttctcgatggggttgaaatctggtgagtatggcggcagatactcaaggagtactccagcactttggcaaagcacccgtacacgctctgatcgatggatggaggcgttatcaagcacgattactgaggctggccctgggtgaggattgcagaacggcagcacttgaaactctaagaagtcttctaggatctcagatgtaatcgcgccttgaaagatcttatagcttatgtagccatctatcgtcatggctggcagcagcgaccaccgttctgatcgcctgaagctgtgtgatagctccaccggctccccgattggagaccagccatacttgcggtcgcccgtacgctcattgcaggcgctctcgtccaacgcaacgatctgctccgccttatagtgttgcgccatcctggcaagatagaggcggcggagtggctcactctgctcctttgcccgctttgttgcaagcttgcgagaccatctcatcttctctagctctcggtaaacgctcgcaaggcttatcctaacgtcgtactcgtcgtacaagaagtccctcatctcatccatgtatgcgcccggtgagccattgaggtatgcctgaaggccttcgcgctgagcttgccggagtatagatggccgcccaagtcgaacgcagcgcggcggataaggcacgccccaaaactctaagctcaacctcagctttgctactgtgttacggctcgcacctgtagctctagagatggctcgatcactttcgcaggcagcaattcggtcgaggatagcctggagaacagcgggctgcaagcggtggccggtgcctggcatcgcgatgagatgggctcgagaaaattgcaacaccaaaaacgcgagtcagtagaggcgatcgcagcaaacaatgaacttcaaatacgttgtgggtgttagaaagcgtggctgcatcgatttactaacaaattactataggagttgatgttcttggccaccaagccaaccagatccaggtggctcaaggtatttcgagaaacacccataTCAGGTGCCCTTGCCTCTAACCCAGCCATTTACTTCGACCCACTATCGCCGCGTGGAGTAACGCGCTAGATGAACCCCATGGTCACACACACTATGCACGAACGTGATGAATTTGCCTACGGTTATTTGTCATTTTTACGGTATTATGGTACACATGAGGGAGCGCTTGCGAGCCGATCCATACCGCTTTTAGCACTCCATTCTATCTATCCTCTCATCGACAGTCCACGCGTCTCCTAGCACAACGCGTAGTGGTAATGTTTATATGTTATTAACTACAATAAGCCCCGTTCATTCTGATGTTTTTACTCTGAACTAGAAACCATTGTGCAGCACAACATGTAGTCTTCACCAGAGCAGTTTAAAGCT is a window from the Pyrenophora tritici-repentis strain M4 chromosome 7, whole genome shotgun sequence genome containing:
- a CDS encoding GTPase SAR1 and related small G protein; amino-acid sequence: MLFKKSTPPPTPLKVVVLGDWNVGKTSFMDMFLHGKPFIHYPLGEEEAMSQRTICYANQDWNLSLMDLVTPIHMSSKYREVFHGYLSSADGVILLYDITDRRSFEDPNSPEHNNPIKDMYEDGLYCRNSVFTRKGTEGGMVGLKKRFGCVLVGNKRDLVDQDEDKRQVKKEMAQQHAASQGFKHFEISSLDRGEIERVMEALIDRIQKARWMDARDVEDGKSDAKKEKAERGEKTLISRILKIK
- a CDS encoding chaperone protein, coding for MSSSHSLLAEEPIKPKVADAYTDLGVSPAASKAEIKVAFSRLALQHHPDKKAPGQAVDAADFRRIYEAWDLLRNEETKAKYDKGYSNVIREWSAYRIDLAEYQRDPHDWQQKKHAEMIKQQMESDLKAKADRKANTRRSQPEPRYEYYDDGDSDPEDFWDYGPYSSYGFPFGGAYAHSSYMPGGYGYSGYGYYGEDSSDEEEDLDGWLREHIRAQRRWNQSNHFEHEQKNKRRQAINKRCLEKLKEATEQRQAKSDGIRISSMEEKCAMAKDWVESLQRDYAAELHKASVKMEGTIDVGWEKKKGRQKCTFCNVQVSEFSFRCPSGGAIACKGCKRKIESSTLKKPFAFVHTDAATKKKGKKGKAAKKAKKSKPKPGPESESGEESSDEDQEQEKLKRDAAEQAALEKAAREKAEAEEAARKKAAREKAAREAAQQKKDAREREAREKKAARKKATKERTALEKAAQRKLAGENGTNVQEEQEKEAKEREAQQIREKKKREAKEARARQAHEAAECEAREQEMREKMEREQQAREQAVRNQMEREIAEREAKENMEREARVLQACEKAEREAKEKMEREARERTELETRLRAAEAAKERLEKELRKKKAALEATERKAQEANKAREAKERRTRVAEEKKASRIEDQQAEKTSAPTPDRPVLAMATNTTKKPNKKGPMCYFCDQRGHLARDCVKKQAKLNGAAKVTSRPPPAEPAPAVEAMSKPLPPTIVAEKIVVKLPVRSDPKVEHDVSATSTGNAPVSETSSKANKPKKRQSRKSRPRTNDEANDIDTVSMPTNPSFVNGDTDASVKKPSKKAQWVCYVCNGQGHMARNCPTRSGEGAC
- a CDS encoding DDE-3 multi-domain protein codes for the protein MPGTGHRLQPAVLQAILDRIAACESDRAISRATGASRNTVAKLRLSLEFWGVPYPPRCVRLGRPSILRQAQREGLQAYLNGSPGAYMDEMRDFLYDEYDVRISLASVYRELEKMRWSRKLATKRAKEQSEPLRRLYLARMAQHYKAEQIVALDESACNERTGDRKYGWSPIGEPVELSHSFRRSERWSLLPAMTIDGYISYKIFQGAITSEILEDFLEFQVLPFCNPHPGPASVIVLDNASIHRSERVRVLCQSAGVLLEYLPPYSPDFNPIEKSFKQLKGWMKRNSAQAENFIDFGVFLEYAAQLVCCNINCRSWFHRCGYPY